From a region of the Impatiens glandulifera chromosome 4, dImpGla2.1, whole genome shotgun sequence genome:
- the LOC124933542 gene encoding lactoylglutathione lyase GLX1-like: MASSIRPFLSTFRFPSRVVVPSSSSNASRLISFSHRGRVCSQSHVLNQKASKLLIVDRMSLKTRASGDVAQTDSSSNKKDELDWIKQDKKRMLHVVYRVGDMDRTIKFYTECLGMKLLRKRDIPEERYTNAFLGYGPEDSHFVIELTYNYGVDSYDIGTGFGHFGIAVEDVVKTVELIKAKGGKVTREPSPVKGGKTVIAFIEDPDGYKFELLERSSTPEPLCQVMLRVGDLDRSIEFYKKAFGMELLRKKDNPEYKYTIAMMGYGPEDKNAVIELTYNYDVKEYERGNAYAQIAIGTDDVYKTAEVIKRHGGGKITREPGPLPGINTKITACLDPDGWKTVFVDNIDFLKELE; the protein is encoded by the exons ATGGCGTCATCCATTCGTCCTTTTCTCTCAACTTTCAGGTTTCCTTCACGTGTCGTCGTTCCTAGTTCCTCTTCCAACGCCTCACGTTTGATTAGCTTTTCTCATCGCGGAAGAG TATGTTCGCAATCACATGTATTAAACCAAAAGGCTTCTAAGTTGTTGATAGTTGATAGAATGAGTCTGAAAACTCGCGCATCAGGAGATGTTGCACAAACAGATAGTTCTAGTAATAAAAAAGACGAGTTAGACTGGATTAAACAGGACAAGAAAAGAATGCTTCATGTTGTTTATCGTGTTGGAGATATGGACAGAACTATTAA ATTCTACACTGAATGTTTGGGAATGAAGTTATTGAGAAAACGCGACATACCTGAGGAGAGATACACAAATGCTTTCCTAGGATACGGTCCAGAAGATTCTCACTTCGTTATAGAACTCACATACA ATTATGGAGTTGATAGCTATGATATTGGAACTGGTTTTGGACATTTTGGTATTGCAGTTGAAGat GTTGTGAAAACTGTGGAGCTCATAAAGGCGAAAGGCGGAAAAGTGACTAGAGAACCTAGTCCTGTGAAAGGTGGCAAAACTGTAATTGCGTTTATAGAAGATCCTGATGGTTATAAATTTGAGCTTCTAGAAAGGAGTTCAACACCTGAGCCCTTATGCCAAGTTATGTTACGAGTGGGTGATCTTGATCGTTCTATAGAGTTTTACAAGAAG GCTTTTGGTATGGAGCTATTGCGGAAAAAAGATAACCCAGAATACAAG TATACGATTGCAATGATGGGATATGGTCCTGAGGATAAAAATGCGGTTATTGAGTTGACATATAACTATGATGTGAAGGAATACGAAAGAGGAAATGCTTATGCTCAG ATAGCAATAGGAACAGACGATGTTTACAAAACGGCTGAAGTGATTAAACGACATGGTGGTGGGAAGATTACGCGAGAACCTGGTCCTTTACCTGGAATCAACACAAAGATCACAGCCTGTTTGGATCCAGATGGATGGAAAACG GTTTTCGTTGATAACATCGACTTTCTCAAGGAATTGGAATGA
- the LOC124933541 gene encoding casein kinase 1-like protein 3 — MERIIGGKYKLGRKIGSGSFGEIYLATHVDSFEIVAVKIENSKTRHPQLFYEAKLYKVLQGGSGVASIRWSGVDGEDNTLVLDLLGPSLEDLFVYCGRKFSPKTVMMLADQMITRIEYVHSKGFLHRDIKPDNFLMGLSRKANQVYIIDFGLAKRYRDQGTNRHIPYRENKNLTGTARYASCNTHLGIEQSRRDDLESLGYVLLYFLRGSLPWQGLKAATKKQKYDKICEKKLATPIEVLCKSYPVEFASYMHYCHSLNFDQRPDYGFLKRLFRELFSREGYEFDFVFDWTILKYQQSQKSKPQPPPLPAEGNSGATVTDVDKHQGNHASYSMGISDQTKLGNGAGQAIRMQFKPPTTGNSNFDNPLKRNILSNSDLPSTSYSPPVVSKQKASRPAENNTSSSHATNGDNTRPSSSWIPSLHRISSAK; from the exons ATGGAGAGAATCATCGGAGGTAAATACAAGCTCGGTCGGAAGATCGGTAGCGGTTCTTTCGGAGAAATCTATCTAG CTACTCATGTTGATTCGTTTGAGATCGTCGCAGTGAAGATC GAAAACAGTAAGACAAGACATCCTCAACTGTTTTACGAGGCCAAGTTGTACAAAGTTTTGCAAGGAGGAA gtgGCGTTGCTAGTATTAGATGGTCTGGAGTTGATGGGGAAGATAATACACTTGTGTTGGATCTATTGGGTCCAAGTCTTGAAGATCTATTTGTCTACTGTGGAAGGAAGTTCTCTCCTAAGACAGTCATGATGCTAGCTGATCAGATG ATTACAAGAATAGAGTATGTACATTCCAAAGGATTTCTGCATAGAGACATTAAACCTGATAACTTCCTCATGGGCCTTAGTCGCAAAGCAAATCAG GTGTATATTATTGACTTTGGACTTGCAAAAAGATATCGGGACCAAGGAACCAACCGTCATATTCCTTACAG GGAGAATAAAAACTTGACAGGCACTGCACGTTATGCAAGCTGTAATACTCATCTTGGAATTG AACAAAGTCGTAGAGATGATCTAGAGTCGCTTGGATATGTACTTCTATATTTCTTGAGAGGAAG CCTTCCGTGGCAAGGTTTAAAAGCTGCAACAAAGAAGCAAAAGTATGacaaaatatgtgagaagaaaTTGGCGACCCCTATTGAG GTTTTATGCAAGTCATATCCGGTGGAGTTTGCTTCGTACATGCATTACTGCCATTCGTTGAATTTTGATCAGAGACCTGATTATGGATTCTTGAAGCGATTATTCCGTGAGTTGTTCAGTCGCGAAG GATATGAGTTTGATTTCGTATTTGATTGGACCATCTTAAAATACCAGCAGTCACAAAAGAGCAAACCTCAGCCACCC CCACTTCCTGCTGAGGGCAACAGTGGAGCAACTGTAACTGATGTCGATAAGCATCAAG GCAATCATGCATCATATTCCATGGGGATTTCAGATCAGACGAAGCTAGGGAATGGTGCTGGTCAAGCCATCCGCATGCAATTTAAGCCACCTACAACAGGAAATTCGAACTTTGACAATCCCTTGAAGAGAAat atATTGAGCAATTCAGACTTGCCATCAACATCATATTCTCCTCCTGTAGTCTCTAAACAGAAAGCCTCAAGACCTGCTGAAAACAACACCAGTTCTTCTCATGCTACTAATGGTGATAATACTCGTCCTTCAAGCAGCTGGATTCCATCTCTCCACCGAATTTCTTCTGCAAAATGA
- the LOC124933543 gene encoding probable xyloglucan endotransglucosylase/hydrolase protein 26 produces MARPQASIFMANLLITIAIALLFSGKVIEANFASDMYITWGAQQSTMTNNGNNLQLVLTNYSGAGVRTYKSYLYGSFQVLLKLIPGNSAGTVTTYYLSSTGDFHDEIDFEFLGNVSGQPYTIHTNIFTQGIGNREQQFKPWFDPTADFHNYTIHWNPSEVVWFVDSIPIRVFRNYESHKIGFPSYQGMWVYSTLWNADDWATQGGRVKTDWTQAPFIASYTAFNAPACVWLGAISVWECSAVTPANWWTSPSYSQLSYSQYGQMQWVRNNFMIYDYCKDFTRFNNLMPAECSLPQY; encoded by the exons atggcAAGGCCTCAAGCTTCTATATTCATGGCTAATTTACTCATAACAATTGCAATCGCATTACTATTTTCAGGCAAAGTAATTGAAGCCAACTTTGCCTCAGACATGTATATCACTTGGGGTGCTCAACAATCCACCATGACAAACAATGGCAACAATCTTCAACTCGTCCTCACAAATTATTCGGGCGCTGGTGTTAGAACATATAAATCTTACCTCTATGGATCTTTTCAAGTACTTCTTAAATTGATTCCCGGAAATTCAGCTGGAACCGTCACGACATATTat TTGTCTTCGACCGGCGATTTTCATGACGAGATAGATTTCGAGTTCTTGGGAAATGTATCGGGTCAACCTTACACTATCCACACAAATATATTTACTCAAGGAATTGGAAACCGGGAACAACAATTCAAACCATGGTTCGACCCAACTGCTGATTTCCATAACTACACCATCCATTGGAATCCTAGTGAAGTTGT gTGGTTTGTGGATAGCATTCCGATTCGAGTGTTTAGGAACTACGAGAGTCACAAAATTGGATTTCCTAGCTACCAAGGGATGTGGGTATACTCTACATTGTGGAATGCGGACGATTGGGCAACTCAGGGTGGTCGAGTGAAAACCGATTGGACTCAGGCTCCATTCATAGCCAGCTACACCGCGTTCAATGCACCCGCATGTGTGTGGCTAGGTGCAATCAGTGTTTGGGAATGTTCAGCTGTAACGCCTGCAAATTGGTGGACATCACCATCTTATAGCCAATTGAGCTATTCACAATATGGTCAGATGCAATGGGTGAGGAATAATTTCATGATTTATGACTATTGTAAGGATTTCACTCGGTTCAATAACCTAATGCCTGCTGAGTGTTCTCTGCCTCAATACTAG
- the LOC124935450 gene encoding putative aldehyde oxidase Art an 7 — protein MVSTSRATIYSLVYLLLFIYAPLGILGKQPDFETSFIGSWVIDNPDSGVSAMQMQLLPYNKIIIFDLTNSGQSNISLPGNETNCRPMPKGSLNEEIKYDCWAHAVEYDVDNAAVRPLKILTDCWCSSGGMASDGTLISTGGFKDGARAIRTMSPCEDCDWLENQMGLGSPRCRRYATQEKLEDGSFILVGGRDQFTYEFFKGTLENEIRQVEFPFLLQTKDEFEDNLYPFTYLLPDANLFIFANDRGIILNPKTGRVVRTLPNLTGSRSYPGTGMSALLPLKFSSPEAKSPDSVEVLICGGNKKEAFPMAQIKKPRPIFLPAFQDCGRIRLSDSDPKWEIEMMPSRRVMGDMLILPNAELLLLNGASNGSSGWRMAEVPNLTPVVYSPNKSPGQRFKEMAKTTIPRMYHSSSAVLPDGKVLVAGSNTNPNYDFRPKTRYKTELRAEKFSPPYLDPALEVNRPQISQDLSQRNLTYGHQFLVVVTVLDNVNVNVEDLMVTLYAPPFTTHGYSHNQRMIVLTPVKLTGKILKMIAPPGPTIAPPGYYLLHVVHRGVPSKAMWVQLTNDNEYKPCGYFKVQLRSRIGGMIPNPVGVVNPPIPDDIGSPYPINSLVPFGLIF, from the exons ATGGTTTCTACTTCAAGGGCAACCATTTATTCCCTTGTTTATCTCCTCCTCTTCATCTATGCCCCTTTAGGCATACTTGGGAAACAACCCGACTTTGAAACATCTTTTATCGGTTCATGGGTTATAGACAATCCAGATTCAGGTGTGTCGGCAATGCAAATGCAATTGCTTCCTTACAACAAGATAATCATATTCGATCTCACAAACAGTGGTCAATCAAACATCTCATTGCCTGGAAACGAGACCAATTGTCGTCCAATGCCCAAGGGTTCACTCAATGAGGAGATTAAGTACGATTGTTGGGCTCACGCGGTTGAGTACGATGTTGATAATGCCGCCGTTCGACCTCTCAAG ATATTAACCGATTGTTGGTGCTCGTCGGGAGGTATGGCAAGTGACGGAACCCTAATTAGCACAGGCGGTTTTAAGGACGGGGCTAGGGCCATTCGCACAATGTCTCCATGTGAAGATTGTGATTGGCTGGAAAATCAAATGGGACTAGGTAGTCCCAGATG tcgcaGGTATGCAACTCAAGAGAAGCTAGAAGATGGATCATTCATCCTTGTAGGAGGTCGAGATCAATTCACATACGAATTCTTCAAAGGAACATTAGAGAACGAAATAAGACAAGTGGAATTTCCTTTCCTTTTACAAACAAAAGACGAATTCGAAGACAATCTCTACCCCTTCACCTATCTCCTCCCCGACGCCAACCTTTTTATCTTCGCCAACGATCGAGGAATCATTCTCAACCCTAAAACCGGTAGAGTTGTTCGCACACTCCCTAATCTCACGGGCTCTCGTAGCTACCCGGGCACGGGCATGTCGGCTCTCCTCCCGTTAAAATTCTCCTCCCCGGAAGCTAAATCCCCCGACTCAGTCGAGGTTCTCATTTGCGGAGGGAACAAGAAAGAAGCCTTCCCGATGGCACAAATCAAAAAGCCACGACCAATATTCCTACCGGCTTTCCAAGACTGTGGTAGGATCAGACTGAGTGACTCGGATCCAAAATGGGAGATTGAGATGATGCCATCAAGGAGAGTAATGGGAGACATGTTGATTCTCCCAAACGCGGAATTGCTATTATTAAACGGCGCTAGTAATGGCTCATCCGGTTGGCGAATGGCCGAGGTACCGAATCTAACTCCCGTGGTTTATTCCCCAAACAAGAGTCCCGGCCAAAGGTTCAAGGAAATGGCTAAAACGACTATCCCTCGCATGTACCATTCCTCGTCAGCGGTACTCCCAGATGGGAAGGTGCTCGTCGCGGGGAGCAATACAAACCCTAACTACGACTTCCGACCTAAAACCAGATACAAAACCGAGCTACGAGCTGAGAAATTCTCACCTCCTTACCTAGATCCAGCCCTAGAGGTGAACCGGCCTCAAATATCCCAGGATCTATCGCAGAGGAATTTAACGTACGGCCATCAATTCTTAGTTGtagtgacggttttggacaacGTTAATGTAAACGTCGAGGATTTGATGGTGACGTTATATGCGCCGCCTTTTACGACGCATGGATATTCACATAATCAAAGGATGATTGTTTTGACTCCGGTTAAATTAACGggtaaaattttgaaaatgataGCGCCTCCAGGCCCGACTATTGCCCCGCCCGGGTATTATTTGCTTCATGTGGTTCATCGCGGTGTACCTAGCAAAGCGATGTGGGTTCAACTTACGAACGATAATGAGTATAAACCGTGTGGATATTTTAAGGTCCAACTACGAAGTCGAATCGGTGGTATGATTCCAAACCCTGTGGGAGTTGTTAATCCTCCCATACCCGATGATATTGGTTCCCCATACCCGATCAATTCTTTAGTgccttttggtttgatcttctag
- the LOC124935674 gene encoding auxin-responsive protein IAA27-like isoform X1, with product MTTQLEEHDYIGLSVTPPMGSSGKVAVVSSEKGLNLKATELRLGLPGTESPERDIDLLKGFVSGAKRGHSDSINSRSGKWVFSGGGDGSELDLGKHAGIFSPRGVNGKDVVGCEIEVIPLSPKPVPEKIPTISAVNGHGSTPSASKAQVVGWPPIRSNRKNTMATSVYVKVGMDGAPYLRKVDLKIYSNYTELSLALEKMFSCFKIGECDSDGVSSCEGLTTGSLKDSEYMLTYEDKDGDWMLVGDVPWAMFMNTCTRMRIMKRSDANGLGASDAEKCKSRG from the exons ATGACTACCCAATTGGAAGAACATGATTATATAGGTTTATCAGTTACACCTCCAATGGGAAGTTCAGGTAAAGTTGCCGTTGTTTCGTCTGAAAAGGGTTTGAATTTGAAAGCTACTGAACTGAGGCTTGGATTACCGGGTACTGAGTCACCGGAGAGAGATATTGATCTTCTTAAGGGTTTTGTTTCGGGTGCTAAAAGGGGACACTCTGATTCTATTAATAGTCGTTCTGGTAAGTGGGTTTTCTCTGGTGGTGGTGATGGATCTGAACTTGATTTGGGTAAACATGCCGGAATTTTCTCTCCAAGAGGTGTCAATGGGAAGGATGTTGTTGGTTGTGAGATTGAAGTGATTCCTCTGTCACCTAAACCGGTGCCTGAGAAGATACCTACGATTTCTGCTGTAAATGGTCATGGAAGTACCCCTTCTGCTAGCAA GGCTCAGGTAGTGGGATGGCCTCCAATTCGATCTAATCGTAAAAATACAATGGCGACTAGTGTCTATGTGAAAGTCGGTATGGATGGTGCCCCATACTTAAGGAAAGTTGATCTAAAGATTTACTCCAACTATACAGAATTGTCTTTAGCATTGGAAAAGATGTTTAGCTGTTTTAAAATAG GGGAATGTGATTCTGATGGAGTTTCAAGTTGTGAAGGATTAACCACTGGTAGTCTTAAGGATTCTGAATATATGCTTACTTATGAAGATAAGGATGGCGATTGGATGCTCGTTGGAGATGTCCCATGGGC AATGTTCATGAACACCTGCACAAGGATGAGAATCATGAAAAGGTCGGATGCAAATGGTTTAG GTGCAAGTGACGCGGAGAAATGCAAGAGTCGTGGTTAA
- the LOC124935674 gene encoding auxin-responsive protein IAA27-like isoform X2 yields the protein MTTQLEEHDYIGLSVTPPMGSSGKVAVVSSEKGLNLKATELRLGLPGTESPERDIDLLKGFVSGAKRGHSDSINSRSGKWVFSGGGDGSELDLGKHAGIFSPRGVNGKDVVGCEIEVIPLSPKPVPEKIPTISAVNGHGSTPSASKAQVVGWPPIRSNRKNTMATSVYVKVGMDGAPYLRKVDLKIYSNYTELSLALEKMFSCFKIGECDSDGVSSCEGLTTGSLKDSEYMLTYEDKDGDWMLVGDVPWA from the exons ATGACTACCCAATTGGAAGAACATGATTATATAGGTTTATCAGTTACACCTCCAATGGGAAGTTCAGGTAAAGTTGCCGTTGTTTCGTCTGAAAAGGGTTTGAATTTGAAAGCTACTGAACTGAGGCTTGGATTACCGGGTACTGAGTCACCGGAGAGAGATATTGATCTTCTTAAGGGTTTTGTTTCGGGTGCTAAAAGGGGACACTCTGATTCTATTAATAGTCGTTCTGGTAAGTGGGTTTTCTCTGGTGGTGGTGATGGATCTGAACTTGATTTGGGTAAACATGCCGGAATTTTCTCTCCAAGAGGTGTCAATGGGAAGGATGTTGTTGGTTGTGAGATTGAAGTGATTCCTCTGTCACCTAAACCGGTGCCTGAGAAGATACCTACGATTTCTGCTGTAAATGGTCATGGAAGTACCCCTTCTGCTAGCAA GGCTCAGGTAGTGGGATGGCCTCCAATTCGATCTAATCGTAAAAATACAATGGCGACTAGTGTCTATGTGAAAGTCGGTATGGATGGTGCCCCATACTTAAGGAAAGTTGATCTAAAGATTTACTCCAACTATACAGAATTGTCTTTAGCATTGGAAAAGATGTTTAGCTGTTTTAAAATAG GGGAATGTGATTCTGATGGAGTTTCAAGTTGTGAAGGATTAACCACTGGTAGTCTTAAGGATTCTGAATATATGCTTACTTATGAAGATAAGGATGGCGATTGGATGCTCGTTGGAGATGTCCCATGGGCGTAA